A DNA window from Nitrospirota bacterium contains the following coding sequences:
- a CDS encoding glycosyltransferase family 39 protein, translating into MHIQDDERTVRFIGFNLFIFFVATYLLTASGAAFSDVAQMRVEVARSIIERMDLNVPSGTGMIGADGREYSWFGIGSVVLFIPIFLFGKLAGLPPENVVSVMNHFFGAATAVLVFLVSISLGYSRRASVLVSMIYGLGTMAWYYSKDSGDHTIETFFILFSIYSMHRYTAHQKTSHLLLSALSFGFSLITRPTAILIMPTLFIMLFFRNIKKVNYKISLNRPAKDIFLFFIVLIPFIVLIFWYNHYRFGSLFESGYALMAARLGVDYFSGTSLLAGIRGFLASPGKGFFYYSPITVLFFFSIRSFSKKYPVTALCFILLMLSYLLLYSKYLFWHGASGWGPRFLFMITPYLIIPIAELFDSADWRAKKSLRVFVYTVFAVSLIVQLASVSVSPNKYRHYLQLDEKVKFSVAAGDGVQPIVGPPLETYFDWNLSPILTQFKFIREMTLNLKEYTHVQPSKVTLTVETIRSAPEMNVFDFWWLYRYVIEGSYSGFFAALLLLFISLFSATRAWRAVR; encoded by the coding sequence GTGCATATACAAGACGATGAAAGAACGGTCAGATTTATTGGCTTCAATCTTTTTATCTTCTTTGTTGCAACCTATCTATTGACCGCCTCGGGAGCCGCCTTTTCCGATGTAGCCCAGATGAGAGTAGAAGTTGCAAGATCAATAATAGAGCGGATGGATCTCAATGTCCCCTCTGGTACGGGCATGATCGGCGCCGACGGCAGGGAGTACTCCTGGTTTGGCATCGGTTCGGTTGTTTTGTTCATTCCGATATTTCTCTTCGGGAAATTAGCAGGGCTCCCTCCGGAAAATGTAGTTTCTGTTATGAATCATTTCTTCGGTGCAGCCACTGCTGTTCTGGTTTTTCTCGTTTCCATTTCTCTGGGCTATTCCAGGAGAGCCTCTGTTCTTGTCTCGATGATCTATGGTCTTGGCACTATGGCATGGTATTACTCAAAGGATTCCGGTGACCATACAATAGAAACATTCTTTATACTTTTCTCCATTTATTCCATGCACCGATACACTGCTCATCAAAAAACCTCGCATCTCCTCCTTTCCGCCCTCTCTTTTGGCTTTTCCCTGATAACGCGTCCGACTGCAATACTTATTATGCCGACGTTATTTATCATGCTCTTTTTCCGCAACATAAAAAAGGTGAATTATAAAATCTCGTTAAATCGGCCGGCGAAAGACATTTTCCTCTTCTTCATCGTCCTGATTCCCTTTATCGTCCTGATTTTTTGGTATAACCACTATCGCTTCGGTTCCCTATTTGAGTCAGGATATGCCTTAATGGCCGCACGTCTGGGGGTTGATTATTTCAGCGGCACGTCTCTTCTTGCCGGTATCCGAGGCTTTCTGGCAAGTCCGGGGAAAGGTTTTTTTTATTATTCGCCCATAACCGTTCTCTTTTTCTTTTCCATCAGGTCCTTCAGTAAAAAATATCCTGTAACTGCCTTATGCTTTATCCTTCTCATGCTATCGTATCTCCTTTTGTACTCCAAATATCTTTTTTGGCATGGGGCCTCCGGGTGGGGGCCCCGATTTCTGTTTATGATAACGCCATATCTCATTATCCCGATAGCGGAGCTGTTCGATTCCGCTGACTGGCGGGCTAAAAAATCATTGCGGGTGTTTGTATATACGGTTTTTGCAGTAAGCCTGATCGTTCAGCTTGCGTCGGTATCAGTAAGTCCGAATAAATATCGTCATTATTTACAGCTTGACGAAAAGGTAAAATTTTCCGTAGCTGCAGGAGACGGTGTTCAACCGATCGTTGGCCCTCCCCTCGAAACCTACTTTGATTGGAATCTTTCACCCATTCTGACGCAGTTCAAGTTTATTCGAGAAATGACCTTAAATTTAAAAGAATACACTCACGTGCAACCGTCAAAAGTGACCTTGACCGTTGAAACAATCAGATCAGCACCGGAGATGAATGTCTTTGACTTTTGGTGGCTATATAGATACGTTATAGAAGGCAGTTATTCAGGATTTTTTGCGGCGCTGTTACTTCTCTTCATCTCCCTGTTCAGTGCAACAAGGGCATGGAGGGCTGTTAGGTAA